In Neisseriaceae bacterium CLB008, one genomic interval encodes:
- a CDS encoding disulfide bond formation protein B: MNRVFAQSTVWWSIFLLSAIVMGSALYAQYVLYMEPCPLCIFQRVAVMAVGALALLFALIGFVTPKRCVALLGNGLISIAALVGLGIAAQHIYIQNLPPAEVPACGPGLDFMVQTMPFNDMVAKVLGGSGECASVEPIMGVPLPIWSALFFTAVLVWLWASWFKSRPAK; encoded by the coding sequence ATGAACAGAGTTTTTGCACAATCAACCGTTTGGTGGAGTATTTTCCTACTCAGCGCCATCGTGATGGGCAGCGCCTTATACGCACAATACGTGTTGTATATGGAGCCGTGCCCATTGTGTATTTTTCAACGGGTGGCGGTAATGGCCGTTGGGGCCTTGGCGCTCTTGTTTGCGCTGATTGGGTTTGTGACGCCTAAGCGTTGCGTGGCTTTATTGGGTAATGGCTTGATCAGCATTGCTGCCTTGGTGGGCTTAGGCATTGCGGCCCAGCATATTTACATTCAAAATCTGCCGCCGGCGGAAGTGCCTGCCTGCGGGCCGGGCTTAGACTTTATGGTACAGACCATGCCGTTTAACGACATGGTGGCCAAAGTTTTAGGCGGTTCGGGTGAGTGTGCTTCGGTTGAGCCCATTATGGGCGTACCCTTGCCGATTTGGAGTGCCTTATTCTTTACCGCGGTCTTGGTATGGCTTTGGGCCAGCTGGTTTAAAAGCCGTCCGGCAAAGTAA